The genomic stretch CCGTGCATCAATCCCcagttgttgttgatatctATTATTTCCGAGAGGTTGGCATGTCTATTTTCGTTTTCGCTGATAGTAtgttgcttcttctttactACATTGGGCAACATTCGTGAGGTAATGAGCCCATTGAGAAACTTGGTGGCATCCTTTCCGACCACCTGTATAATCCCTTTGGACAACTGAGCTAGTCCTGCTATGGGAAGTGACATTGTAGGCGATATTATGGAGATAATGGATTGCTTAGAAATGTAAAAATCGGTTTACAGAGGAAAAATAGTTGATCTGATATTGGATCACGTGAACAATAAAAGGTGGAGAATAAGATACAGGATCCTAGGCGATTCGAATATACAAAGACTTCGTTCTGGAGGAATGTACCCGAATATCAACGGTTTCCAGGGTGAATCACCCCGGATTTGAAGAGTCTACTGTAAAGAGAAATGTTTCAAATTCTGACACCACTTCAGTTTGTTGCCTAAAATAAATTAATCAGCACTCACCAAGAAAGCATAACCATCGAAGGTCAATATTAAGCCAAACCCATAGGAATCGATAAGCAAGCACTTGATCTAAAGGATGAGTTTGACCAGAAGCCTAAcgaagaaccagaagttTAGCGAAACAAACACAGGGCCTAAAATTTCCTTCTCAAAATTTGCTGTATTATGCAGCTGCTAAACAATGCAAATTGATATTAGTTTCTATAGCCATTATCAGGCAATACAGCGTAATGTAAATTTAATTAAGCATAAACAATAAATAGTAGAATAAATAGTGGAATGAATTAAGAGAAATGCTAATATTCAGATATGTCCAATTGTCTTCCAATGTTACTTCTTGACTTCGGCTGTGAATCCAGGGAAGTCTCTTCAACTGTACCCTCGAGAGGCAAGGCGTCTTCACTGTGCGACAACTTGTCTCTGATGCTTTCTGAAAGCGACAATTTCTGCTTGATATCGCTAGCAGCCATGGTCAATGTCAACTTGTGCAAGTTGGTATGCGAATGGTGTCTTGAGTTCAATGTGGAGCCCAAGTTTGAGTGGCTGAGGGTGTTCCTGGACTCGTTTCTAGAAAGTTCGTCAGATCTCGAGTCCAAATCGCCAAAATCAAAGTAGCCATAACCTCCCAACaattcaaagtcttcatcAGAGCCTGATCCAAGCGAGTTTGATCTTGAGTGTTCTTTAGTTTCAAGATTCACGCTTTCAATAGGGATGGGTTCGTAGTCTTTATCAATAGTTAAGGCAATGGGATGTCTTGTCAGTGGAGTGCTGCTGTCGACGTGTCTCAACTCATGTTCGattctcaacttctgcaACTCGTGCTTTCTCAGTTGATTGTCATTGATATTGAGCAAGAAATTGGACCGCTGCTTCAACATGTTCTTCATGCTGTTGATCACACGGTTGAACGTGTCCAAAAACCTTTCCGTCTGCCTGTACTTGGAGCATACCGTAATCAATACCTTATCAGTATGAATAATGTAGCCGATACCATAACCTTGGTCAATGGCTGGTGGTATACCAAAAAGCAACAACGCAGGGTTTCCGCAGttagaaatcaacaactctgGCGAAACCAACTTTTCGATCATGGGATTGGAAAGCAAAGGTATATCCAAGTTTTCCTTGGTCAAATCAGGGAGTGGTGGTAAGTCTGgattcaatttgttcaactttttgaCTGAGTCGGGATTCTTGATCACCTGGATGATGGACATAAAGTGTCTTTCAAAGCCCTTACCTGCCATAGCATCATGGTATTGTTTTGTATGTACCTCACAGCATCTCTTGAAGCTTTCCCACTTGTCCTCGGATGGAGCATTGGTGATATACAACTTGaccaaattgttgatacCATCGTTTTGCACTGGGATCAACTCTGTTCTCGAATCACGGAACTTTCTCGTAGTGATAGGCTCAATCGTGTTCACCATCTTTCCATACAATGTGTAGTAGGTAATCTGAAAACAGATTTGGAGTATCGAGTCTACCGAGAGGTTAAACTTCTTAATCAAATGCGAGTCCAACTTGACACTGAGTGTTCTGTATTCGTGTTGGTTGATCAAGTCGGCCAATCTGGTTTCGGACAAATGAATCAAATTCTGTAATTCCTTGGTAACATCgaacttcattttctgctTTTCTGGCTTGATGTTATTGCCGTCAGCAGATACAAATGTCACATTGTTGTCGAACAAGGTGTATTCCGAGCCGTTTATGtttttggccaacttgAGTACCGAATCTGTATAGATGTCCGAAATAAAGCGGAGAATAGCCGTACTATCCATAGAAGATGATTCCCATACAATTCCGGCTACGGAGTTGGCTGTGACAATCAATTGCAACTTGTCATACCATCTGGAGGTACAGGATCCGATCTGAATGTTGGACTTTGACAACGTAGAAGAGCCGTGGCAGATAACCGAGGTTTTGTCTTGTTCAGAAATTGGAGAATTCCCATCTAAAACTACGACAAAAAGTGCATCATCAATgagcttcaagttttcaGCGTTTGATCTGCCTAATTCGATTCTGGCCTGTTGCCAATGCTTCAATGATTGTGTAGTGACAGAACCAATAGCATTGTTGATCGATTCGATCTGATCAAcctttgaagaaacatcGATGATGTTCTGGAGGATTAACGACAACTCGTGGTCATTAAACCAGATGCGGTGTTTCGACTTCGTGTCTTTATACTCTTCAGCAGTATACGGAGTAATGACTTCTAATGAGTAAAACTGGTTGTTAGAAATAACTACTATGTGGCGCGAGTCGTTGATGTCCAGatacttcttgatcttgaccTGGTGGTTTCTGACATCATCAAGAGAAGCCGGTACTCTCGTAGTTCCGAACAAATTGAGGTAGCATCTCATCGTAAGTGGGTTGTTATTCTTGGGTGTGAGATCTGGTTTCAACGTCTCGTTTCTGAGCGACACAATGAACTTGAGCGacgagttgatcaagttaGCAGCACGCTGAGACTGATTGGGTGGACTCAACGTCTTGGAATAAGGGTCCTCttccaaaatcaaatacGGGTTCCGGGGAAGGATATCGCCACGGACCTCACCGTAGATAGCAGGAGCTGTCTCGTCGTTGATGGTGTTCCAGTAGCAGTTTTGGCTAGGAGACTCTGAAGCTCCGATCAAGTGCTTCtggatcaagttgatcatGTCATGCGAGACAAACTCGGTCGACTCGTAGAGCAACTCGTTGTATTCGTCAACACTCATCAATGGCTTGAGAGCGACAAGCAACTGCTGAGCAGTAGTAGCCAATGGAGGCACATGCAACCGCGGCATATCCGCTTCGTACTCGTAGGTGTAATACGACATCTTGCTGGAAACTGGCATAAGCAAAAGGAAtcaaaaggaaaacaaaTGAAAACAGATTGGTAAAAAAAATCCAATTAATCatggctgaaaaatccCCAGACTACCTCGCTTTATATACCCGCACATTTGTGCCCGCTTAAATTCGTTGGATAGTTAGGCGCATTCAAAAATGTGGGGTCATCTTCGAAAATTATAAAGTCTTGGAGCACTCCGAGATCTGCCTCCGAGACACGAGTTCCCGGAGCTGAAAGAACACACCCAAATTTAAATCTGACTTTATTAACAATGTTTGGATAACCGCACCGTATCAAGTTCGTCCTTACAATTTTTTTGGCCTCTTTTTTGTCATTTCTGGCCTTTCTAATACTGTCTTATCTCCCTCTCTTGACTCATTAGATCACGTGATCTGCTCTAAAGCCCTTCCCTCAATCTCGGAGTTCAGGATGCCCAATCACACAATCCACATTCCGGATCTTCTGGGAACAATGTTGGGCACAGATTAGACTAAAGTTCTCTAGACCTTTTAGTTGGTTCCAAACAGTggagaagtgaaaaaataaGTTTTTACAGAGttttttgaaattcttccttcttAACAACAAAAAATAGAATCAATTTCCGATACCGGGAGTCGAACCCGGGTCTGCTCGGTGAAAGCGAACCGTGCTAGCCGTTACACTATATCGGATGTTTCTTGTGTGATCAATTAGAGAGTTTTCTACGCCATGTCAATATCACGTTTtttatcacgtgatcaaGAATGTCCATTTCGTAAatttttgcttcttcttagGAGGTTTTCATCCTTCGGGGTTTCTTCTCGGTTGACCCATGCTACATTGGGTGATAATGGCCTTTACCTCTAGTTTATAGCTGTTTATATGGGTTAGTTTGTTCAATGTATGCCACTACgtaaattttgaaattctCTGCAGTATATAAtacatcaacaacataTCAGTTAATAAAAGGTAATATCACCACAAGACATTTATCTTTGAATTCCACATCAGTTGGAAGAGAGAAGCGTTTATGTATCATAATTATTAATAGCAATTTTTGCTATTTCGTCACAATTAGGCATCCTTCTTGCAAAATCATTGATAgagattttgcacccatacTTTCCTTGTATAATGAGTTGTCAATAGAAGTCTTTGAAGTTCATCTAGTCGAAGGCTAAGAGTAGAGCTACACTGATGTCAAATACGGTTGATATAAATGTAATTCGTTTGTGGATCCCTTTGTCCAATTGGGGATTCTCAAGCTCCGAGTCTGTGCTGGTATTGGGATCGACAAACTGCTCATGTGGTTGAAGTGGACACCAGGTACAAGTGTACTCtaaagaaaaaaattgaCAGAAGATTCTGTTCAGTGTCAACTTATAAATTTCAGTGGTGATATGTGACTTAAGAAAAATCTGCAAGAGTTCACATCAGGCTGGAAGATTTTGTGCATTATAGATTTATTGAGAAGATTTTGTGTAAAGTTTTTAAGGTTGTTTGAAAAAATATTGCAACCAATTTTTTTATTTACACCCATCCATCAATACTCTTGTATAAAACCTGGCTTTTGTCACTACAAAACTATGGAAAGTCTGATGCCAATTTAACTTTTAAAAATACAGATGATATATAAATTATGCAATTAAATGAATCGACTACTGGGATGAGTTGCATGCATCTCTTATTTTACCAAGAGTGCCCTCACAGTTCACAGTAGTTTTAAAATTTTCCTTTTGTTTCCTGGTTACACCCCAAAACTCGTCAGTATCTTCAGGTCGACCAAATCCCCCTCCGCCTGGAGTGAGAATTTTGAGAATGTCTCCCTTGCCAATCTCGATTTCAGCTAAAGATGGCAATTGTATCCACTGAATAACACCGTTCCCTCTATCTCTTCCCAAAAAATTCTCACCTCGAGCTCCCGGATCGCCTCCATAAATTCCCCAAGGCTGGAAAACTCGTCTTTGAGTTACCAACGAAACATGAACAGGTGAGTTAAATCTTATTTCTCGAATCAAGCCATCACCTCCTCTCCATTTCCCTTTACCACCAGAATTGTGTCTTATTCCATAATGAAGTATCAAACAGGGATACCTGTGCTCTAAAACTTCAGGATCAGTTATCTTCGTATTGGTCATATTAGTTTGCGTTCCTGAAAAACCATCAAAACCATATTTCTCTCCattcttctcaagaattcCAGCGCAGCTTCCTTGCCCAATAGTCTCGGTATAACCAAAACCCTTAATCATTTTACCGTTTGCGTCTTCACCACCAGTGCCAAAATTAATACCGTTCATACATCCACCAGTAGCTGAAGTCAAACCAAAGGCTCTGAATAAGCAATCAGTCAATCTTTGAGACGTCATACCGTTTCCAGCACAAACGGCCGCATAACGACTAGGATTAATCAAACTGTTGTCTGGAATTATCAAGGTGCAGGGGTCCAAACAGCCTTGGTTCAAAGGAATTTCTAGGTTTACCAAACACCTCAAGACGTAAATAACCGTTGAATATGTAATCGATTTTGGTGCATTAAGGTTGGAATATGATTCCAATGAAGTACCCGTGAAATCAAAGACAGCAGATccatcattttcatcaatttctaTTTTGACTTGAACTTTGCATCCATCGTCCATAAAATCTTCTGCAGTTAGCGGcaatttgttcttgttcttcgtAGCGTaatctttgaaaaagttTCGAACGGCTAATTCGGCAGACTTCTTGACATTTCGCATATAAAATAACACTGTTTCACTTCCATACTCCTCAAATA from Scheffersomyces stipitis CBS 6054 chromosome 2, complete sequence encodes the following:
- a CDS encoding carnitine acetyltransferase (go_funtion acyltransferase activity) — encoded protein: MSYYTYEYEADMPRLHVPPLATTAQQLLVALKPLMSVDEYNELLYESTEFVSHDMINLIQKHLIGASESPSQNCYWNTINDETAPAIYGEVRGDILPRNPYLILEEDPYSKTLSPPNQSQRAANLINSSLKFIVSLRNETLKPDLTPKNNNPLTMRCYLNLFGTTRVPASLDDVRNHQVKIKKYSDINDSRHIVVISNNQFYSLEVITPYTAEEYKDTKSKHRIWFNDHELSLILQNIIDVSSKVDQIESINNAIGSVTTQSLKHWQQARIELGRSNAENLKLIDDALFVVVLDGNSPISEQDKTSVICHGSSTLSKSNIQIGSCTSRWYDKLQLIVTANSVAGIVWESSSMDSTAILRFISDIYTDSVLKLAKNINGSEYTLFDNNVTFVSADGNNIKPEKQKMKFDVTKELQNLIHLSETRLADLINQHEYRTLSVKLDSHLIKKFNLSVDSILQICFQITYYTLYGKMVNTIEPITTRKFRDSRTELIPVQNDGINNLVKLYITNAPSEDKWESFKRCCEVHTKQYHDAMAGKGFERHFMSIIQVIKNPDSVKKLNKLNPDLPPLPDLTKENLDIPLLSNPMIEKLVSPELLISNCGNPALLLFGIPPAIDQGYGIGYIIHTDKVLITVCSKYRQTERFLDTFNRVINSMKNMLKQRSNFLLNINDNQSRKHELQKLRIEHELRHVDSSTPSTRHPIALTIDKDYEPIPIESVNLETKEHSRSNSLGSGSDEDFELLGGYGYFDFGDLDSRSDELSRNESRNTLSHSNLGSTLNSRHHSHTNLHKLTLTMAASDIKQKLSLSESIRDKLSHSEDALPLEGTVEETSSDSQPKSRSNIGRQLDISEY